In Leptodesmis sichuanensis A121, the following are encoded in one genomic region:
- a CDS encoding metallophosphoesterase family protein: MPRFLHIADIHLGFDRYDSKERTLDFFLAFQDVLRKYAIAQSVDFVLIAGDLFEHRTLQPNILNQAKLCLQELQEAGIPVIAIEGNHDNRPYGTKTSWLRYLAEWYNLILLEPGDSASGELIYEPWDWETRQGGYIDLDCGVRVIGSNWYGASAPRAIAQLADSIQQLPSGPDHTIMLFHHGLEGQIARYQGALNYKDLLPLKTAGVDYLALGHIHKNYEEQGWIFNPGSLEANSIEESRYKRGAYLVEISSDGIRANLQQEYYQRPVVCLRLKLRGQESLEAVQAGAIAEIQQAIQAGQLIPDQAPIVELRIEGQVGFDRLELDTRKLQQDLKQLSNALIFLLKYDVDSVEYATPLADDASRLQIEQEVFTDLLTAHNTYKKQAQKLAQGLIGLKDQQLEGRSEADLYDFVQALLDANIS, from the coding sequence ATGCCCAGATTTCTTCATATTGCCGACATTCACCTGGGGTTTGATCGCTATGACAGCAAAGAGCGTACCCTGGATTTTTTCCTGGCATTTCAGGATGTGTTGCGGAAATATGCGATCGCTCAGTCAGTTGATTTTGTCTTGATTGCAGGCGACTTATTTGAACATCGGACGCTACAGCCCAACATCCTGAATCAGGCTAAGTTGTGTTTACAGGAACTGCAGGAGGCGGGCATTCCGGTCATTGCGATCGAAGGCAACCACGATAATCGTCCCTATGGTACAAAGACCAGTTGGTTACGCTATCTCGCGGAATGGTACAACCTGATTTTGCTGGAACCAGGGGATTCTGCCAGCGGAGAGCTGATTTATGAACCCTGGGATTGGGAAACGCGGCAGGGGGGCTACATTGACCTGGACTGTGGTGTACGTGTGATTGGTTCTAACTGGTACGGAGCTTCTGCCCCCAGAGCGATCGCCCAGTTGGCCGACTCCATTCAGCAACTCCCGTCCGGCCCAGACCACACGATCATGCTGTTCCACCACGGGCTAGAAGGACAGATCGCCCGCTACCAGGGAGCCTTAAATTACAAAGATCTATTACCCCTGAAAACAGCCGGAGTAGATTATCTGGCGCTGGGGCACATTCACAAGAACTATGAAGAGCAGGGCTGGATCTTTAATCCCGGTTCTCTGGAAGCCAACAGTATTGAGGAAAGCCGTTACAAGCGGGGGGCTTATTTAGTTGAAATCAGTTCCGATGGTATTCGAGCCAATCTGCAGCAGGAGTACTATCAGCGCCCTGTCGTGTGTCTGCGTCTGAAACTGCGCGGGCAGGAGAGTCTGGAAGCAGTGCAGGCAGGAGCGATCGCCGAAATCCAGCAAGCGATCCAGGCAGGTCAATTAATTCCCGATCAGGCTCCGATCGTTGAATTACGGATCGAAGGTCAGGTCGGCTTCGATCGTCTGGAACTGGACACTCGCAAACTGCAGCAAGATTTGAAACAACTCAGCAACGCCCTGATTTTTCTGTTGAAATATGATGTGGATTCCGTCGAGTACGCCACTCCCTTGGCCGATGATGCCAGTCGGTTGCAGATTGAACAGGAAGTATTCACTGATTTATTGACGGCTCATAACACTTATAAGAAACAGGCCCAAAAACTGGCGCAGGGCTTGATCGGTTTGAAAGATCAGCAATTAGAAGGGCGATCGGAAGCAGACCTCTATGATTTTGTCCAAGCTCTGCTAGATGCCAACATCAGCTAG